One Malania oleifera isolate guangnan ecotype guangnan chromosome 10, ASM2987363v1, whole genome shotgun sequence genomic region harbors:
- the LOC131166309 gene encoding NF-X1-type zinc finger protein NFXL1, with product MSFQVRNGRRDTARFHTPSSRRQEWVPRGSTATVVSPPASVNSNQNGGGGDSNCSSALPDGQHRGNSSQKGHMGKQSNPGGRREREKQDGKGFKHSNIPQLVQEIQEKLMKGTVECMICYDMVRRSAAIWSCSSCYSIFHLICIKKWARAPTSVDLSAEKNQGFNWRCPGCQAVQLTPLKEIQYVCFCGKRPDPPSDLYLTPHSCGEPCGKQLEKEVPGSGVSKEDLCPHICVLQCHPGPCPPCKAFAPPRLCPCGKKRITTRCSDRKSVLTCGQRCNKLLDCWRHQCDQVCHLGPCDPCDVMVDAFCFCKKKVEVVRCGAMAVKGEVKIEDGVFSCSSICGKKLSCGNHFCGEICHPGLCGECDLMPSKTKTCYCGKTSLLEERQSCLDPIPTCSQICGKRLPCGKHQCKELCHAGDCAPCLILTSQKCRCGSTSRTVECYKTMVDEEKFTCEKPCGRKKNCGRHRCSERCCPLSNSNNSFSGDWDPHICSMSCGKKLRCGQHSCESLCHSGHCPPCLETIFTDLMCACGRTSIPPPLPCGTPHPSCQYPCSVPQPCGHTSSHSCHFGDCPPCSIPVAKECIGGHVVLRNIPCGSRDIRCNKICGKTRQCGMHACLRTCHPPPCDSSCESGSGLKAPCGQTCGAPRRDCRHTCSVSCHPSSPCPDKRCDFPVTITCSCSRITATVPCDAGGVSGGFNTDTVFEASIVQKLPVPLQPVEANGKKIPLGQRKLMCDEECTKLERRRVLADAFDITPPNLDALHFGENFAVSELLLDLFRRDSKWVLSVEERCKFLVLGKSRGSNTGLRVHVFCPMLKEKRDAVRLIAERWKLSVNAAGWEPKRFIVVHVTPKSKAPSRVLGTKGSTPINVSHPPVFDHFVDMDPRLVVALLDLPRDADISALVLRFGGECELVWLNDKNALAVFSDPARAATAMRRLDHGSVYHGAVMLQNGGASTAPSVASAWGGPGMLKEGGALTALKGDAWKKAVVRDPGWKESSWGGEEWSSGPADMQVWKGKEAAIAVSVNRWNVLDSEVTLTSSASSVRNEDPGKQMRGLSISEAEANASCSNSALQHEGNSGEGEVAEVVDDWEKAYE from the coding sequence ATGAGTTTTCAAGTCCGAAACGGTCGAAGGGACACGGCTAGATTTCATACCCCAAGTTCCCGTCGTCAAGAGTGGGTTCCAAGGGGATCTACGGCGACTGTTGTGAGCCCGCCAGCAAGCGTCAATTCAAACCAAAATGGAGGTGGTGGGGATTCAAATTGTAGCTCTGCTCTGCCGGATGGTCAGCATAGAGGGAATTCTTCCCAGAAAGGGCATATGGGCAAGCAGTCTAATCCCGGAGGCAGAAGGGAGAGGGAAAAGCAGGATGGAAAAGGATTTAAACACTCAAACATACCTCAACTTGTGCAAGAGATTCAAGAGAAGCTCATGAAGGGGACTGTTGAGTGTATGATTTGTTATGACATGGTAAGAAGATCTGCAGCCATTTGGTCTTGCTCAAGCTGTTACTCAATTTTTCATCTCATTTGTATCAAGAAATGGGCCCGGGCTCCCACTTCTGTTGATTTATCTGCGGAGAAGAACCAGGGTTTTAATTGGCGATGCCCCGGCTGTCAAGCAGTTCAGTTAACTCCATTGAAGGAGATTCAGTATGTTTGCTTTTGTGGGAAAAGGCCGGATCCACCTTCAGATTTATACCTGACTCCACATTCTTGTGGAGAACCGTGTGGCAAGCAACTTGAGAAGGAGGTTCCAGGGTCTGGTGTTAGTAAAGAGGATCTTTGTCCCCATATTTGTGTTTTGCAATGCCATCCAGGTCCATGTCCTCCTTGCAAGGCATTTGCCCCACCACGCTTGTGCCCTTGTGGGAAGAAAAGAATTACAACACGGTGCTCAGATCGAAAATCTGTTCTTACTTGTGGCCAGCGTTGCAATAAACTCCTAGATTGTTGGCGTCATCAGTGTGACCAAGTTTGCCATTTGGGACCTTGTGATCCTTGTGATGTTATGGTAGATGCCTTTTGTTTCTGTAAGAAAAAGGTGGAGGTTGTCCGTTGTGGTGCCATGGCAGTTAAGGGGGAAGTGAAAATAGAAGATGGTGTCTTTTCTTGTAGCTCAATTTGTGGAAAGAAGCTTAGCTGTGGAAATCACTTCTGCGGTGAAATTTGCCATCCAGGCTTGTGTGGAGAGTGTGACCTTATGCCAAGTAAGACCAAGACCTGTTATTGTGGGAAGACAAGTTTGCTTGAGGAAAGGCAGAGTTGTCTAGACCCAATTCCAACTTGTTCACAGATATGTGGAAAGCGACTTCCTTGCGGAAAGCATCAATGTAAAGAGTTATGCCATGCTGGTGATTGTGCACCATGTTTGATCCTTACTTCCCAAAAATGCCGTTGTGGATCAACTTCTCGAACTGTAGAATGCTACAAAACAATGGTGGATGAAGAGAAATTTACTTGTGAGAAACCTTGTGGGCGGAAGAAGAATTGTGGAAGACACCGCTGTAGTGAGAGGTGCTGTCCACTTTCTAATTCCAACAATTCTTTCTCTGGTGATTGGGATCCACACATCTGTTCAATGTCATGTGGGAAGAAGCTGAGGTGCGGGCAACATTCTTGTGAATCACTTTGTCATAGTGGCCATTGCCCACCTTGCCTCGAAACCATATTTACAGATTTGATGTGTGCTTGTGGGAGAACATCTATCCCTCCACCATTGCCTTGTGGTACACCCCACCCTTCATGTCAGTACCCCTGTTCGGTTCCCCAACCTTGTGGCCATACATCTTCCCACAGCTGCCACTTTGGAGATTGCCCACCTTGTTCGATTCCTGTTGCAAAGGAGTGCATTGGTGGACATGTAGTTCTCAGAAATATTCCTTGTGGGTCAAGGGATATTAGATGTAACAAGATCTGTGGCAAGACTAGGCAATGTGGTATGCATGCCTGTCTGAGAACTTGTCACCCACCACCTTGTGATTCCTCATGCGAATCTGGTTCTGGACTGAAGGCTCCTTGTGGGCAGACGTGTGGTGCTCCGAGGAGAGATTGCAGGCATACTTGCAGTGTCTCTTGTCACCCTTCATCCCCTTGTCCAGATAAGAGGTGTGATTTCCCTGTGACAATCACTTGTTCTTGTAGCCGGATTACTGCAACTGTTCCCTGTGATGCTGGCGGTGTCAGTGGTGGGTTTAATACTGATACTGTCTTCGAAGCTTCCATAGTTCAAAAGCTGCCAGTACCACTTCAGCCTGTGGAAGCGAATGGCAAGAAAATTCCACTTGGACAGAGGAAGCTTATGTGTGATGAGGAATGTACAAAATTGGAGCGGAGGCGGGTTCTTGCTGATGCTTTTGATATCACTCCCCCAAATTTGGATGCTCTTCATTTTGGTGAGAATTTTGCTGTGTCTGAATTGCTTTTGGACTTGTTTCGGCGTGATTCAAAGTGGGTGCTATCTGTGGAGGAGAGGTGCAAGTTTTTGGTCCTAGGCAAGAGCCGAGGGTCTAACACTGGTCTCAGGGTTCATGTTTTCTGTCCAATGCTGAAGGAAAAGAGAGATGCGGTAAGGCTAATAGCTGAGAGGTGGAAGCTTTCAGTTAATGCTGCTGGCTGGGAACCGAAGCGATTTATTGTGGTTCATGTTACACCCAAATCTAAAGCTCCATCTCGTGTGCTCGGAACCAAAGGTTCCACCCCAATTAATGTATCACATCCACCAGTTTTTGATCATTTTGTTGACATGGATCCTAGGCTTGTTGTTGCCCTACTAGATTTGCCTAGGGATGCTGATATAAGTGCATTGGTCCTTAGGTTTGGGGGAGAATGTGAACTGGTCTGGCTCAATGATAAGAACGCATTGGCTGTATTCAGTGATCCAGCCCGAGCAGCTACTGCTATGAGAAGGTTAGATCATGGTTCAGTGTATCATGGGGCTGTGATGCTTCAAAATGGTGGTGCATCAACTGCACCCTCTGTTGCTAGTGCATGGGGAGGTCCAGGAATGCTCAAGGAGGGAGGAGCACTTACTGCGTTGAAGGGTGATGCATGGAAGAAAGCTGTTGTGCGGGATCCTGGTTGGAAGGAAAGTTCATGGGGTGGCGAAGAGTGGTCTAGTGGGCCTGCAGATATGCAGGTGTGGAAAGGGAAAGAAGCTGCAATTGCTGTTTCAGTGAACCGATGGAATGTTTTGGACTCTGAAGTGACTTTGACCTCATCTGCTTCATCTGTCAGAAATGAGGATCCTGGAAAACAAATGAGGGGTCTTTCCATTTCAGAGGCAGAAGCAAATGCCAGTTGTTCCAATTCTGCATTGCAGCATGAAGGAAATTCTGGTGAAGGGGAGGTGGCTGAAGTTGTAGATGACTGGGAGAAGGCATATGAATGA